DNA sequence from the Methylacidiphilum kamchatkense Kam1 genome:
ATAAATGTGAACTTCGTTTTTCGATAGTTCGATGTTGGCTCCTAGTCGCTTCAGTTCACTGATATGCATGAACCGGTTTGGAAATACATTTTCAACGACTTTACTCGTTCCGCAGGCAATAGTTGCCATGGCACAAAATTGAGCCTGCATATCTGTTGGGAATCCTGGATAAGAAGAAGTAACGATTTCAAAGGCTTTGAGTGGGCCAGATCTCGAGACCCGTAAGCCGTTTTCTTCGACTTGAATGGTTACCCCGCAGTCTCGTAATTTTTCCAGTACGCTGGTCATGTGGTTGACAGGAGCCTGTTCAAGGAATAAATCGCCTTTAGTCATTGCAGCGCCAACGGCGAATGTCCCTGCTTCTATTCTATCTGTAATAATTGTATATTCACTTCCATGAAGTTCTTTTACCCCTTCGATGATCAAGCGTTGGGAACCGATCCCGCTGATTTTAGCACCCATTGACACAAGGAATTTGGCTAAATCTTCTACTTCTGGTTCACAGGCAGCTCCCTCTATGATTGTTGTTCCTTCTGATCGGCAAGCAGCCATCATCACATTATCTGTTCCGAGTACTGTGGAGCCGTAAGGACCTCTTAAATTGATAGTAGTGCCTCGCAGTTGCCCGCCCTGAGCCACAACATCACCTTTGATGATGTCTATATTGGCTCCTAGCTTTTGGAGTCCAGAA
Encoded proteins:
- the murA gene encoding UDP-N-acetylglucosamine 1-carboxyvinyltransferase, with the translated sequence MDKFVIKGENPLIGKVTISGSKNSALPILAATLLTPEECIIHRVPDLSDIRYMLEILKFLGAQVHYEKGTVRVKNKIINWIAPYDLVRKMRASICILGPLIARCGKARVSLPGGCVIGDRPIDLHISGLQKLGANIDIIKGDVVAQGGQLRGTTINLRGPYGSTVLGTDNVMMAACRSEGTTIIEGAACEPEVEDLAKFLVSMGAKISGIGSQRLIIEGVKELHGSEYTIITDRIEAGTFAVGAAMTKGDLFLEQAPVNHMTSVLEKLRDCGVTIQVEENGLRVSRSGPLKAFEIVTSSYPGFPTDMQAQFCAMATIACGTSKVVENVFPNRFMHISELKRLGANIELSKNEVHIYGTERLSGAPVMASDLRASAALVLAGLVADNTTEVHRVYHIDRGYERIDEKLLSVGAMIKRVYSKT